TGACCCATTGATCAGGAATCTCAGCGCTGTGATCGTCCGTGCGTTTGAACTGGAACGCACCTGCGATCGATCCCCATAGATGCTCGTGTGTCGCCGGGTCGTACCCCCGGTCGATGGTGCTCATCCCGTCATCCGTGAGCTCAAAGCTGCTCACGAGATACGAGGTTTTCCCCCGACGGGTGACCAGGCAACGGCATCCAGGTTCAACCTCGCCACGGAACCCCTCATCCGTTTCTTGCACTTGGTATGAGCACCCCTCTAGCAATGTGAGATCGGCTGCCGTGAGCAGGCTGCGTCGCTGTGGGTCTTCAACGCTGCCCCAGAAGCGCTGGTCGTCGCGGATCGCGTAGTTCAGGATCAATAGGCCACGCGTCGGGCAGATGGTCGGTTGCAGCACCCGAACTCGGTAGGGCTCGTTGGAGGCGATGGCGTAGGCCTGCTCGAGCAAGAGAGAGCCCGGATCCAGCTGGGGCAGAGGACGTAGCCGCACCAAAATGTTGCCGTAAAGAGGCGGGTTTTCAAACGCTTGCTCTTGG
The sequence above is a segment of the Synechococcus sp. PROS-7-1 genome. Coding sequences within it:
- a CDS encoding chromophore lyase CpcT/CpeT; this translates as MGKEAVIDTTMNEALIRLIRSLSASFSNQEQAFENPPLYGNILVRLRPLPQLDPGSLLLEQAYAIASNEPYRVRVLQPTICPTRGLLILNYAIRDDQRFWGSVEDPQRRSLLTAADLTLLEGCSYQVQETDEGFRGEVEPGCRCLVTRRGKTSYLVSSFELTDDGMSTIDRGYDPATHEHLWGSIAGAFQFKRTDDHSAEIPDQWVTDLKNSGGTVMGNGEDR